A genomic window from Pseudanabaena yagii GIHE-NHR1 includes:
- a CDS encoding metal ABC transporter substrate-binding protein produces the protein MKSQIISKSSLKALTKYLVKYAVVIPSCVLMIGLSGCTNSASQREVTNNNAIRQNPQGKKVILTTFTVLADMAQNVAGDKAIVESITKVGAEIHGYEPTPSDLQRGQGVDLILDNGLNLERWADRFYNSIPKVERLTLSEGVQPVNIAEDAYQGKPNPHAWMSPQNALIYVDNIRKALVKLDPVNAATYEANAKAYSQKIKDIDAKLKQAIAVIPPDKRYIVSCEGAFSYLARDYGLKEIYIWPVNAEQQATPKQVQKVIDAVRAKQIPTVFCESTVSNAAQMQVVKETGAKYGGVFYVDSLSPPDGVTPTYLKLLEYNVNTLIKGLSPT, from the coding sequence ATGAAGTCCCAAATCATTAGCAAATCAAGCTTAAAGGCACTAACTAAATATTTAGTGAAGTATGCAGTTGTGATACCTAGCTGCGTATTGATGATTGGGCTGAGTGGATGCACGAACTCGGCAAGTCAGCGTGAAGTTACCAACAACAATGCCATTCGCCAAAATCCTCAAGGTAAGAAGGTGATTTTGACAACGTTTACAGTGCTGGCGGATATGGCGCAAAACGTGGCGGGGGATAAAGCAATCGTCGAGTCAATCACTAAGGTGGGGGCAGAAATTCATGGATATGAGCCGACACCAAGTGATTTACAGCGTGGGCAAGGCGTGGATCTGATTTTAGATAATGGTCTAAATCTAGAGCGTTGGGCAGATCGTTTTTATAACAGTATTCCGAAGGTAGAGCGATTAACCTTATCGGAGGGTGTGCAACCAGTAAATATTGCCGAAGATGCTTATCAAGGTAAGCCCAATCCTCACGCTTGGATGTCGCCACAGAATGCCTTGATCTATGTGGATAATATTCGGAAAGCATTAGTCAAGCTCGATCCTGTAAATGCTGCGACCTATGAGGCAAATGCTAAAGCCTATAGCCAAAAGATTAAAGATATTGATGCCAAACTCAAACAGGCGATCGCGGTAATTCCTCCTGATAAACGCTATATCGTCAGTTGTGAAGGCGCTTTTTCCTATCTAGCGCGTGATTATGGCTTGAAGGAAATATATATCTGGCCAGTGAATGCGGAGCAGCAAGCCACACCGAAGCAAGTCCAAAAAGTAATTGATGCCGTTAGAGCTAAGCAGATTCCGACGGTGTTTTGTGAGAGTACGGTGAGTAATGCGGCGCAGATGCAGGTGGTGAAAGAGACAGGAGCGAAGTATGGAGGAGTGTTTTATGTGGATTCGCTATCTCCTCCCGATGGCGTGACACCAACCTATCTGAAGTTATTGGAATA